Proteins found in one Oribacterium sp. oral taxon 102 genomic segment:
- the rpsS gene encoding 30S ribosomal protein S19, whose translation MARSVKKGPFADQSLLKAVDAMNAQGSKAVIKTWSRRSTIFPSFVGHTIAVHDGRKHVPVYITEDMVGHKLGEFVATRTFRGHKDNERKG comes from the coding sequence ATGGCACGTTCAGTTAAAAAGGGACCATTTGCAGATCAGAGCCTCCTGAAGGCAGTGGACGCGATGAATGCACAGGGCAGCAAGGCTGTGATCAAGACCTGGTCTCGCCGCTCTACGATCTTCCCGTCGTTTGTAGGCCACACGATCGCCGTACATGACGGAAGAAAGCACGTTCCTGTATATATCACAGAGGATATGGTCGGACACAAGCTCGGCGAGTTCGTTGCCACGAGGACATTCCGTGGCCACAAGGACAACGAGCGTAAGGGATAA
- the rpmC gene encoding 50S ribosomal protein L29 produces the protein MKKNTYLEELKAKTAEQLNEELVSAKKELFNLRFQNATNQLDNTARITEVRKNIARIQTVITEKKNA, from the coding sequence ATGAAGAAGAATACCTATTTAGAGGAGCTTAAGGCAAAGACTGCTGAGCAGCTCAATGAGGAGCTGGTCTCTGCGAAGAAGGAGCTTTTCAATCTGAGATTCCAGAATGCGACCAATCAGTTGGACAATACCGCCAGGATCACCGAGGTTCGCAAGAACATCGCCCGGATTCAGACAGTTATCACTGAGAAGAAGAACGCGTGA
- the rplV gene encoding 50S ribosomal protein L22 — translation MSKGHRSQIKRERNANVDRRPSAKLSYARVSVQKACFVLDAIRGKNLEEALGIVTYNPRYASTLVKKLLESAAANAENNNNMDRSGLYVAECYANAAPTMKRIHPRAQGRAYRIEKRSSHITVVLDERK, via the coding sequence ATGTCAAAGGGTCATAGATCTCAGATTAAGAGAGAGAGAAATGCAAACGTAGACAGAAGACCTTCCGCGAAGCTTTCTTATGCGAGAGTTTCTGTTCAGAAGGCTTGCTTCGTTCTGGATGCCATCAGAGGCAAGAATCTGGAAGAAGCGCTTGGTATCGTAACCTACAACCCCAGATATGCTTCCACGCTTGTAAAGAAGCTTCTCGAATCTGCGGCTGCCAATGCGGAGAATAACAACAATATGGATCGTTCCGGCCTCTATGTGGCAGAGTGCTATGCGAATGCGGCTCCTACCATGAAGAGAATTCATCCCAGAGCGCAGGGCAGAGCTTACCGCATCGAGAAGAGAAGCTCCCATATCACCGTTGTTTTGGATGAGAGAAAGTAA
- the rpsC gene encoding 30S ribosomal protein S3, whose protein sequence is MGQKVNPHGMRVGVIKDWSSKWYADKKTFGDTLVEDHNIRKYLKKRLYSANVSKIELERAANDKVRVIIYTAKPGFVIGKGGAEIEKVRKEVQKLTSKNVFIDIKEIKRPDRDAQLVAESIAQSLENRTSFRRALKQAMQRTMKSGALGIKAAVGGRLGGADIARREFYSEGTIPLQTLRADIDYGFAEADTTYGKLGVKVWIYKGEVLPAKKNKEGSEK, encoded by the coding sequence ATGGGACAGAAAGTTAATCCGCATGGCATGAGAGTCGGCGTCATTAAAGACTGGAGCTCCAAGTGGTATGCCGATAAGAAGACTTTTGGAGATACCCTCGTTGAGGATCACAACATCAGAAAATACCTCAAGAAGAGGCTTTATTCCGCTAACGTTTCCAAGATCGAGCTCGAGAGAGCGGCGAACGACAAGGTTCGCGTCATCATATACACCGCGAAGCCGGGCTTTGTCATCGGCAAGGGCGGCGCGGAGATCGAGAAGGTAAGGAAGGAAGTGCAGAAGCTTACCTCCAAGAACGTTTTCATTGACATTAAGGAGATCAAGAGACCGGATCGCGACGCGCAGCTCGTTGCAGAGTCCATTGCGCAGTCTCTTGAGAACCGTACATCCTTCCGCCGTGCATTAAAGCAGGCAATGCAGAGGACGATGAAGTCCGGTGCGCTCGGCATCAAGGCGGCAGTGGGCGGACGTCTCGGCGGTGCGGATATCGCGAGACGCGAGTTCTACAGTGAGGGTACAATTCCTCTCCAGACCTTGAGGGCAGATATCGACTACGGCTTCGCTGAGGCAGATACAACCTACGGCAAGCTCGGCGTGAAGGTTTGGATTTACAAGGGAGAGGTACTTCCTGCCAAGAAAAATAAGGAAGGGAGCGAGAAATAA
- the rplP gene encoding 50S ribosomal protein L16, which yields MLMPKRTKFRKQMRGRMTGKATRGNRVSHGEFGIVAMEPCWIRSNQIEAARVALTRYIKRGGQVWIDIFPDKPISAKPLGVRMGSGKGAVEYWVAVVKPGRVLFEIAGVSEEQAREALRLASHKLPCNCKVVAKADLEGGDN from the coding sequence ATGTTAATGCCAAAGAGAACGAAGTTCCGTAAGCAGATGCGTGGAAGAATGACCGGCAAGGCGACGAGAGGCAACAGAGTCTCTCACGGCGAGTTCGGTATCGTAGCGATGGAGCCATGCTGGATCCGTTCCAATCAGATCGAGGCAGCCAGAGTTGCGCTCACCAGATATATCAAGCGTGGCGGTCAGGTATGGATCGATATCTTCCCGGACAAGCCGATTTCTGCGAAGCCGCTCGGCGTCAGAATGGGATCCGGAAAGGGCGCCGTAGAATACTGGGTAGCTGTAGTGAAGCCAGGCAGAGTTCTGTTCGAGATCGCTGGCGTGTCCGAGGAGCAGGCAAGAGAGGCACTGAGACTTGCATCTCACAAGCTTCCGTGCAACTGCAAGGTCGTTGCAAAGGCTGATCTGGAAGGCGGTGACAACTAA